From one Sciurus carolinensis chromosome 9, mSciCar1.2, whole genome shotgun sequence genomic stretch:
- the LOC124993155 gene encoding adaptin ear-binding coat-associated protein 1-like has translation MAAELEYESVLCVKPDVSVYRIPPGPLTALAYRASDWKLDQPDWTGRLRITSKGKIAYIKLEDKVSGELFAQAPVEQYPGIAVETVTDSSRYFVIRIQDGTGRSAFIGIGFTDRGDAFDFNVSLQDHFKWVKQESEISKESQEMDTRPKLDLGFKEGQTIKLSIGNITTKKGGASKPRTAGTGGLSLLPPPPGGKVTIPPPSSSVAISNHVTPPPIPKSNHGGSNSDILLDLDSPVPVTTPAPAPVPASNDLWGDFSTASSSVPNQAPQPSNWVQF, from the coding sequence ATGGCGGCCGAGTTGGAGTATGAGTCTGTGCTGTGTGTGAAGCCTGACGTCAGCGTCTATCGGATTCCACCCGGGCCTCTAACCGCACTCGCGTACAGGGCATCTGACTGGAAATTGGATCAACCTGATTGGACTGGTCGTCTTCGAATCACTTCAAAAGGGAAGATTGCCTATATCAAACTTGAAGATAAAGTTTCAGGAGAGCTCTTTGCTCAGGCACCAGTAGAACAATATCCTGGTATTGCTGTGGAGACAGTGACGGATTCTAGCCGCTACTTTGTTATTCGGATCCAGGATGGTACTGGGCGAAGTGCATTCATTGGCATTGGATTCACAGATCGGGGAGATGCCTTTGACTTTAATGTCTCCTTGCAAGATCACTTCAAGTGGGTAAAGCAGGAATCTGAGATTTCCAAAGAATCTCAGGAAATGGATACTCGTCCCAAGTTGGATCTAGGCTTCAAGGAAGGACAGACTATCAAATTGAGTATTGGGAACATTACAACCAAGAAAGGAGGTGCTTCTAAGCCCAGGACTGCAGGAACTGGGGGCCTGAGCTTACTTCCTCCTCCCCCTGGAGGCAAAGTCACTATTCCCCCACCATCTTCCTCAGTTGCCATCAGTAATCATGTCACTCCACCACCCATTCCAAAATCTAACCATGGAGGTAGTAATTCAGATATCCTTTTAGATTTGGATTCTCCTGTACCTGTCACAACACCAGCACCAGCTCCAGTTCCTGCAAGCAATGACTTGTGGGGAGACTTTAGTACTGCATCCAGCTCTGTTCCAAACCAAGCACCACAACCATCCAACTGGGTCCAGTTTTGA